The Verrucomicrobium spinosum DSM 4136 = JCM 18804 genome includes a region encoding these proteins:
- a CDS encoding sulfatase family protein, whose protein sequence is MTVTSRFLLLATAAAGLTLSPGSQAADRPPNIVIIFADDLGYGDLGCYGSPTIATPHLDQMAAEGLRFTDFYVASEVCTPSRAALLTGRYPVRSGMYGKRRVLFPNSTGGLPAGEITLPEALKARGYATAHVGKWHLGIHEGSRPLDQGFDQSFGLPYSNDMDARPDLPKGSTGSPTPPIDGWNVPLLRNGEVVEKPADQVHLTGHYTEEAVKFIQQKKSQPFFLYMAHSFPHVPLFASENFKGRSRAGIYGDTVEELDWSVGQVLQTLRKEGLSENTLVFFTSDNGPWLIMGAQGGSAGPLKDGKGSHWEGGMRVPGIAWWPGHIKPGVSRTPANSMDLFVTSVALAGAEVPKDRVIDGTDIRPLLLEGKALPERPFFYYRGDQLYACRLGEWKAHFITQPGYGPGKREVQDPPLLFHLGLDAGEKRSLAAEHPDVLVRIQEAVSQHRTGVIPGTPQLD, encoded by the coding sequence ATGACCGTCACCTCCCGATTCCTCCTCCTGGCCACTGCTGCGGCGGGGCTCACACTCAGCCCGGGCTCGCAGGCTGCTGACCGGCCGCCCAACATCGTGATCATCTTTGCCGATGATCTGGGCTATGGCGATCTGGGCTGCTATGGCTCACCCACCATCGCCACCCCGCACCTCGACCAGATGGCGGCCGAGGGGCTGCGCTTCACTGACTTCTACGTTGCCTCGGAGGTCTGCACGCCCAGCCGGGCCGCCCTGCTCACGGGCCGCTACCCGGTGCGCAGCGGCATGTACGGCAAACGGCGGGTGTTGTTTCCCAATTCCACGGGCGGACTGCCTGCGGGAGAGATCACTCTACCGGAAGCCCTGAAGGCCCGTGGCTACGCCACCGCCCATGTAGGCAAGTGGCACCTCGGCATTCACGAGGGATCACGCCCTCTGGATCAGGGGTTCGACCAGAGCTTTGGTCTCCCGTACTCCAATGACATGGATGCCCGCCCCGACCTTCCCAAAGGGTCCACCGGATCCCCCACCCCACCAATCGATGGCTGGAACGTACCCCTGCTGCGCAATGGCGAGGTGGTGGAAAAGCCCGCCGACCAAGTTCATCTCACCGGGCACTACACTGAGGAGGCCGTAAAGTTCATCCAGCAGAAGAAAAGCCAGCCCTTCTTCCTCTACATGGCCCACAGCTTCCCGCACGTGCCGCTGTTTGCGTCGGAGAACTTCAAAGGCAGGAGCAGGGCCGGCATATATGGCGACACGGTGGAGGAGCTGGACTGGAGCGTCGGACAGGTCCTTCAGACATTGCGCAAGGAAGGACTGTCTGAGAATACCCTGGTATTCTTCACCAGCGACAACGGCCCCTGGCTGATCATGGGCGCTCAAGGAGGCAGTGCCGGACCACTCAAAGATGGAAAAGGCAGCCATTGGGAAGGCGGCATGCGCGTCCCCGGCATCGCGTGGTGGCCGGGACACATCAAGCCAGGCGTGAGCCGCACACCCGCCAACTCCATGGATCTGTTTGTCACCTCCGTGGCCCTCGCAGGAGCTGAAGTCCCCAAGGATCGGGTGATCGACGGCACCGACATCCGCCCCCTCCTGCTGGAGGGCAAAGCACTGCCCGAACGCCCCTTCTTCTACTACCGCGGTGACCAGCTCTATGCCTGCCGTCTGGGTGAGTGGAAAGCCCACTTTATCACCCAGCCAGGCTATGGTCCCGGCAAACGTGAAGTTCAAGATCCGCCTCTGTTGTTCCACCTGGGCCTGGACGCAGGTGAAAAACGCTCGCTTGCAGCCGAGCATCCCGATGTGCTCGTCCGCATCCAGGAGGCTGTGAGCCAGCATCGCACAGGGGTGATACCTGGAACTCCACAACTGGACTGA
- a CDS encoding sulfatase, which produces MATRFRFPLHFIALLCGFTATCSGAPAAPNVLFIAIDDLRNDLGVLGNERARTPRMDAFARTARTFSHHYVQVPTCGASRCALLRGRYPQTAAQLGNGAIASTQGQWGDANLPAWFQRHGYKTYAMGKITHHPGGRTGRLWAEGPEELPGSWDRCWIPETPWGAPQHLMHGTANGKPRVPGVTLPLESFDGPDHSYPDAFVADEAERMLAGLSTSQSPWFLAVGFFKPHLPFACPKSYFDLQGISPFPAPVEAAAAKPGWPSTWHKSGELHGNYARLAGDDTDLLPEVAAEVRRAYAACVSYVDAQVGRVLTTLEKLHLDDNTIVVIWSDHGFLLGEHNIWGKHCLFEKALVSPLMIRHPKMNAPGVTSRAVVETVDLFPTLTDLCGLPAPKELDGRSLRPQMDSPSAPTSKPARSWWTQGWRSLRDDRWRISSRPGTKNQPEAVELFDYQTDPDETRNLAGEQPEIVSRLMAQLQELPPIRVVPGTKSNGE; this is translated from the coding sequence ATGGCTACACGCTTCCGTTTTCCCCTCCACTTCATCGCCCTGCTCTGCGGCTTCACTGCCACGTGTAGCGGGGCGCCCGCGGCCCCCAATGTGCTCTTCATCGCCATTGATGATCTGCGCAATGATTTGGGAGTTTTGGGAAACGAGCGCGCCCGGACGCCCAGGATGGATGCCTTTGCCCGGACGGCACGGACCTTCAGCCACCACTACGTGCAGGTGCCCACATGCGGGGCATCGCGTTGCGCGCTGTTGAGGGGGCGCTATCCGCAAACTGCCGCGCAACTGGGCAATGGTGCCATCGCCAGCACCCAGGGCCAATGGGGGGACGCCAATCTGCCGGCATGGTTCCAGCGCCACGGCTACAAGACCTACGCGATGGGCAAAATCACGCACCACCCCGGCGGTCGCACCGGCAGGTTGTGGGCAGAGGGTCCCGAGGAGCTGCCGGGTTCATGGGACAGGTGCTGGATTCCCGAGACGCCCTGGGGAGCCCCGCAGCATCTTATGCACGGCACGGCCAACGGCAAACCCAGGGTGCCAGGGGTGACGCTGCCGTTGGAGTCCTTTGACGGCCCGGACCATTCTTATCCCGATGCCTTCGTGGCCGATGAGGCGGAGCGCATGCTGGCAGGGCTTAGCACGTCTCAAAGCCCCTGGTTTCTCGCCGTGGGCTTCTTCAAACCCCACCTGCCCTTTGCCTGCCCCAAGTCCTACTTCGATCTTCAAGGAATATCACCCTTCCCAGCCCCGGTCGAGGCGGCAGCCGCGAAACCTGGCTGGCCCTCCACCTGGCACAAGAGCGGAGAGCTTCACGGAAACTACGCGAGGCTCGCCGGAGACGACACGGACCTGCTCCCTGAAGTGGCGGCAGAGGTGCGGCGGGCATATGCCGCCTGTGTCAGCTATGTGGATGCCCAGGTCGGCCGGGTGCTGACCACCCTGGAAAAACTGCACCTGGATGACAACACCATCGTCGTGATCTGGAGTGATCACGGCTTTCTGCTCGGAGAACACAACATCTGGGGCAAACACTGCCTGTTTGAAAAGGCCCTCGTCAGCCCTCTGATGATCCGTCACCCGAAGATGAACGCCCCGGGAGTGACGAGCAGAGCGGTGGTGGAAACCGTTGATCTGTTCCCCACGCTGACGGATCTCTGCGGATTGCCTGCACCAAAGGAACTCGATGGAAGGAGTCTTCGCCCCCAGATGGATTCGCCCTCCGCTCCTACCAGCAAGCCCGCCCGCTCGTGGTGGACGCAGGGTTGGCGGTCACTCCGGGATGATCGCTGGCGCATCAGCTCACGCCCGGGTACGAAGAATCAGCCTGAAGCCGTGGAGCTCTTCGATTACCAGACGGATCCGGATGAGACGCGCAACCTCGCTGGAGAACAGCCGGAGATCGTCTCCAGGCTGATGGCCCAACTCCAGGAGCTGCCTCCCATACGTGTAGTACCTGGCACCAAGTCCAATGGTGAATGA
- a CDS encoding sulfatase-like hydrolase/transferase — protein sequence MPLLIAMYRFLLATLLPLIFASCLSPLRAAPDRPNILWVTSEDNSPYLGCYGDALALTPNLDKLAAEGVRYRNAYANAPVCSAARSTLITGMCASSLGVQNHRSGVAIPAGFKLYPEVLRAAGYYCTNNVKTDYNVAGTGNNVWSESSKKAHYRHRAAGQPFFAVFNFTSSHESQVAPKKGKDTFRVPPEKIVLPPYHPDTPQIRKDWANYYDQITLMDSQVGEVLKELEKEGLANDTIVFYYGDHGGALPGGKRHLHDAGTRVPLIIRIPEKWASWRPDAPGSWVEQLVCFADFPATVFSLCGIAQPANYEGRAFLGNNKIPPRNDVFLFRGRMDERYDTARAIRTGSHLYIRNYSPHRPWGQPYSYPFEVQPSMRSWFAEYQAGRCNPAQSAYWQPKSGEELYDASGDPYNIKNLAAAPEQAARLQEMAKLLRQKLLQTRDTGFIPEGMYTRLAGDKTLYDYAQSSNYPLERIIDVADQACSGKADGLLILIKALEDPNPVIRYWAATGCLVLKENSAPAKDKLLGLAKSDDWADVRVVAAEALGWLHGEREGLAALKEVIASGGPYEILAALNALDFMTDAGHVPLEEAQAVVRGLTLKEPADRIQRRLLERSR from the coding sequence ATGCCCCTTTTGATCGCCATGTACCGTTTTCTCCTTGCCACCCTGCTGCCACTGATCTTTGCGTCTTGCTTAAGCCCACTAAGGGCTGCGCCAGACCGCCCCAACATCCTCTGGGTGACCAGTGAGGACAACAGCCCCTATCTGGGCTGCTACGGAGATGCCCTGGCTCTGACGCCAAATCTGGACAAGCTGGCCGCGGAAGGGGTTCGATACCGCAACGCCTATGCCAACGCTCCCGTTTGCTCGGCCGCGCGCAGCACCCTGATCACCGGCATGTGCGCCTCCAGCCTGGGCGTGCAGAACCACCGCAGTGGCGTGGCCATCCCGGCCGGATTCAAGCTCTACCCCGAGGTGCTGCGTGCCGCCGGGTACTACTGCACCAACAACGTGAAGACCGACTACAATGTGGCGGGCACAGGAAACAACGTCTGGAGCGAAAGCAGCAAGAAGGCGCACTATCGCCACCGCGCTGCGGGGCAGCCGTTTTTTGCCGTCTTCAACTTCACGTCCAGCCATGAAAGCCAGGTGGCCCCCAAGAAGGGCAAGGATACCTTCCGCGTCCCGCCGGAAAAGATCGTGCTGCCGCCCTATCATCCTGACACGCCGCAAATCCGGAAGGACTGGGCCAACTACTACGACCAGATCACCCTGATGGACAGCCAGGTGGGCGAGGTGCTCAAGGAGCTTGAGAAAGAGGGTCTGGCGAATGACACGATCGTCTTCTACTACGGCGATCACGGTGGCGCGCTGCCGGGAGGCAAGCGACATCTGCATGACGCTGGCACCCGAGTGCCTCTGATCATCCGCATCCCGGAAAAGTGGGCCTCATGGCGTCCGGATGCGCCCGGGAGCTGGGTGGAGCAACTGGTGTGTTTCGCCGACTTCCCCGCCACTGTCTTCAGCTTGTGTGGCATCGCCCAGCCCGCCAACTACGAAGGTCGCGCCTTTCTGGGCAACAACAAAATACCACCACGAAATGATGTCTTCCTCTTCCGGGGCCGCATGGATGAGCGGTATGACACCGCCCGCGCCATCCGCACGGGAAGCCATCTCTACATCCGGAACTACAGCCCTCATCGTCCATGGGGCCAGCCCTACAGCTACCCATTTGAAGTGCAGCCCAGCATGCGCTCCTGGTTCGCGGAATATCAGGCAGGGCGGTGCAATCCCGCGCAGTCGGCGTATTGGCAGCCCAAGTCCGGTGAAGAGCTCTATGATGCCAGCGGGGACCCGTACAACATCAAAAATCTGGCCGCAGCGCCAGAGCAGGCCGCACGGCTGCAGGAGATGGCGAAGCTTTTGCGTCAGAAACTGCTCCAGACTCGGGACACCGGGTTCATCCCGGAAGGCATGTACACACGGCTGGCGGGAGACAAGACACTGTACGACTATGCTCAAAGCAGCAACTATCCGCTGGAGCGCATCATTGATGTGGCCGATCAAGCCTGTTCAGGGAAAGCAGACGGCCTTCTGATCCTGATCAAGGCTCTGGAGGATCCCAACCCCGTCATCCGCTACTGGGCAGCGACCGGATGCCTCGTTCTCAAAGAGAACTCCGCTCCCGCCAAAGACAAACTGCTGGGACTGGCGAAGTCGGATGACTGGGCAGACGTCCGCGTGGTGGCAGCGGAGGCTCTGGGCTGGCTGCATGGCGAACGCGAAGGTCTGGCCGCATTGAAGGAGGTCATCGCCAGCGGGGGTCCGTATGAAATACTGGCCGCACTGAATGCGTTGGATTTCATGACCGACGCCGGCCATGTCCCGCTGGAGGAGGCCCAGGCAGTTGTGCGAGGACTGACTCTTAAGGAGCCTGCGGACCGCATCCAACGCCGTCTGTTGGAGCGTTCGCGATAA
- the tnpA gene encoding IS200/IS605 family transposase — translation MAQCLSAIYLHLVFSTKDRRPFLKDAGVRHEMHAVLGGIAQSLDCVPLEVGGVEDHVHLLVRLPKTMTVADAIKELKRNSNVWVKEKVPVLKDFSWQGGYAAFSVSVSNIEAVRHYIQNQEEHHQKTDFKDELRALLKRHVVEWDERYVWD, via the coding sequence ATGGCACAATGCCTCTCCGCCATTTATCTGCACTTGGTATTTTCCACCAAAGATCGTCGTCCGTTCCTCAAGGATGCAGGTGTTCGCCACGAAATGCACGCCGTTCTGGGAGGAATAGCCCAATCATTGGATTGTGTTCCATTGGAGGTGGGCGGTGTGGAAGATCATGTCCATCTTCTTGTGAGGCTGCCCAAAACAATGACTGTCGCAGATGCAATCAAAGAGCTGAAACGCAATTCGAATGTCTGGGTAAAGGAAAAGGTGCCTGTGCTGAAGGACTTTTCATGGCAGGGTGGTTATGCCGCCTTTTCAGTGAGTGTCTCCAACATTGAGGCGGTGCGGCACTACATTCAGAATCAGGAGGAGCATCACCAGAAGACCGATTTCAAGGATGAATTGCGCGCGTTGCTGAAGCGGCATGTTGTGGAGTGGGACGAGCGGTATGTCTGGGATTGA
- a CDS encoding sulfatase family protein: protein MKRLFLLFVAACWGGLTALSLPAAETKRPNILFVFADDWGRYASIYSEINGPGGINDVVRTPNFDHIAREGVLFRNAHVNAPSCTPCRSSLLSGQYFWRTGRGSILRGAVWDEKIPSYPLLLKDAGYHIGKSYKVWGPGTPADAPYGGQKYAYQKAGGRFNNFSENVSALVAQGKDIEAAKQEMYHEVLGNFRDFLSAREADAPFCFWFGPTNVHRSWKQGSGKALWHIDPDTLEGKMPPFLPDVPEVREDLADYFGEIQALDTMLGLLIEDLTKRGELENTLIVISGDHGAPGFPHGKCNLYDFGTGVSLAIAGPGVKGGRVVDDFVNLPDLAPTFLEAGGVAVPEVMTGRSLWPVLKSDKSGLVDENRTWVVTGRERHVENARADYMPYPQRAIHTADHLLIINFKPDRYPMGDPYRLDSSDPPTYEEIRDETRATLPDEDSGPTKAWLVGQRNSPEWKAHFEWVYGKRPRVELYDLKKDPHQTKNVAEDPAYAQVKAGLEKRLLDELQRTGDPRLVEDGKFFETPPMSGPLNDAEGKRGAGRKKGAGKVE, encoded by the coding sequence ATGAAACGACTCTTTCTCCTCTTCGTCGCCGCCTGCTGGGGCGGTCTGACCGCCCTTTCACTGCCTGCGGCCGAGACCAAGCGCCCCAACATCCTCTTCGTCTTTGCGGATGACTGGGGACGCTACGCCAGCATCTACTCCGAGATCAACGGGCCGGGAGGAATCAACGATGTGGTTCGCACCCCTAACTTCGACCACATTGCCCGCGAAGGGGTGCTGTTCCGCAATGCCCATGTGAATGCGCCCTCCTGCACTCCCTGCCGCAGCTCCCTGCTCTCCGGCCAGTACTTCTGGCGCACCGGTCGCGGATCGATCTTGCGCGGCGCGGTGTGGGACGAGAAGATTCCTTCCTACCCCCTGCTGCTGAAGGATGCCGGATACCATATCGGCAAGTCCTACAAAGTCTGGGGACCGGGCACTCCGGCAGATGCCCCGTACGGCGGGCAGAAGTACGCCTACCAGAAGGCGGGCGGCAGGTTCAACAACTTCTCTGAGAACGTGTCTGCCCTGGTGGCCCAGGGGAAGGATATCGAGGCCGCGAAGCAGGAGATGTATCACGAGGTTTTAGGAAACTTCCGCGACTTCCTGTCCGCCCGTGAAGCCGATGCTCCGTTCTGCTTCTGGTTTGGACCCACCAACGTCCACCGCTCCTGGAAGCAGGGCAGCGGCAAGGCGCTCTGGCACATCGATCCCGACACCCTCGAGGGCAAGATGCCGCCCTTCCTGCCCGATGTACCGGAAGTGCGCGAGGATCTCGCCGATTACTTTGGCGAAATCCAGGCGCTGGACACCATGCTGGGTCTGCTGATTGAAGATCTGACGAAACGCGGAGAACTGGAGAACACCCTCATCGTCATCAGCGGTGACCATGGCGCACCCGGCTTTCCTCATGGCAAGTGCAACCTCTATGACTTCGGCACCGGCGTGAGCCTGGCCATTGCCGGACCCGGTGTGAAAGGAGGTCGCGTGGTGGATGACTTCGTGAACCTCCCTGACCTCGCCCCCACGTTCCTGGAGGCAGGAGGTGTGGCTGTGCCCGAGGTGATGACCGGCCGGAGCCTCTGGCCCGTGCTGAAATCAGACAAATCCGGTCTGGTGGATGAGAACCGCACCTGGGTGGTGACCGGCCGGGAACGCCACGTGGAGAACGCCCGGGCTGACTACATGCCCTATCCCCAGCGGGCCATCCACACGGCAGATCACCTCTTGATCATCAACTTCAAGCCCGACCGCTATCCCATGGGCGATCCCTACCGTCTCGACAGCAGCGATCCGCCCACGTACGAGGAAATAAGAGATGAAACCCGGGCCACCTTGCCCGATGAGGACTCCGGCCCCACCAAGGCCTGGCTCGTAGGCCAGCGCAACAGCCCCGAATGGAAGGCGCACTTCGAGTGGGTGTATGGCAAACGTCCACGCGTGGAGTTGTATGATCTGAAGAAGGACCCCCACCAGACCAAGAACGTGGCCGAAGATCCGGCCTATGCCCAAGTGAAGGCAGGATTGGAAAAGCGGTTGTTGGATGAGTTGCAGCGCACCGGCGATCCGAGATTGGTGGAAGATGGGAAGTTCTTCGAAACCCCGCCGATGTCCGGGCCGTTGAATGACGCGGAAGGCAAACGTGGGGCGGGGAGGAAGAAGGGGGCGGGGAAAGTGGAGTAA
- a CDS encoding histidinol-phosphate aminotransferase family protein, whose product MQTLYRTPHLTADRSDRDRGSRMTLRPATPADRERVSAIRHEVYAQEIGQHPANPTGKLTDRLDATNHYLVLEMDGGLAGFISITPPQSPSYSIDKYFSREELPIQVHATLYEVRLLTVLKASRGSEIAALLMYGALRWVESRGGTHIMAIGREEVLSIYLKAGLRDCGASVQSGAVTYRLLHAPVEALHRETDRMTGLLDRLERHVNWQLGIAFRKPAACFHGGAFFDRIGPRFDRLDSAQGIINADVLDAWYAPAPAVQETLERHLPWLLRTSPPTDCGGLLEVIATARGVRPAQLLPGAGSSDLIFRAFSRWLTPASRVLLLDPSYGEYAHVLEKVIRCQVDRLTLKREDRYEVPLETLKAALGRGYDLVVLVNPNSPTGRHITRQNLLQTLAAAPASTRVWIDETYVDFVEPAQSLETAAAQSENLIVCKSMSKVYALSGARVAYLCAAAHQLEELRAWTPPWVVSLPSQVAAVKALQSPAYYTARWAETRELRENLAAALRYRGFHVVPGSANYLLTHLPVEGPSAAEVVQACRGFGLYLRDAAGMGSQLGTHALRFAVKDAATNRRMLSILDVCLD is encoded by the coding sequence ATGCAAACGCTGTACCGGACTCCCCACCTCACGGCTGACCGCTCCGACCGGGACCGCGGTTCTCGCATGACCCTCCGGCCCGCCACTCCAGCGGATCGGGAACGCGTCTCCGCCATCCGGCATGAGGTGTATGCCCAGGAGATCGGGCAGCATCCGGCAAATCCAACCGGCAAGCTCACGGACCGCCTGGATGCCACCAATCACTACCTCGTGCTGGAGATGGATGGTGGCCTGGCCGGGTTCATCAGCATCACCCCGCCCCAGAGCCCTTCCTACTCTATCGACAAGTATTTCAGCCGTGAGGAACTGCCAATTCAGGTTCACGCGACCCTCTACGAAGTGCGCCTGCTCACGGTGCTCAAGGCCAGTCGGGGGTCAGAGATCGCAGCCTTGCTCATGTACGGGGCGCTGCGATGGGTGGAGTCGCGGGGCGGCACCCACATCATGGCCATCGGCCGGGAGGAGGTGCTCTCCATCTACCTGAAGGCGGGGCTTCGCGACTGCGGAGCCAGTGTGCAATCCGGGGCCGTGACGTATCGCCTGCTGCATGCTCCCGTGGAGGCCCTCCACCGCGAGACGGACCGCATGACCGGTTTGCTGGATCGCCTGGAGCGGCATGTGAACTGGCAGCTCGGGATCGCTTTCCGCAAGCCCGCGGCCTGTTTTCACGGGGGCGCGTTTTTTGACCGGATCGGTCCGCGCTTCGACCGCCTGGATTCTGCCCAGGGGATCATCAATGCAGATGTGCTGGATGCCTGGTATGCTCCCGCGCCCGCGGTTCAGGAAACTCTGGAGCGGCACCTGCCCTGGTTGCTGCGCACCTCCCCACCCACTGACTGTGGCGGTCTGCTGGAGGTCATTGCCACCGCGCGTGGGGTGAGGCCCGCGCAGCTCCTGCCCGGGGCTGGCTCCTCCGATCTCATCTTCCGTGCCTTCTCCCGCTGGCTCACGCCTGCCTCCCGCGTGTTGCTGTTGGACCCCTCCTATGGAGAGTATGCTCACGTGCTGGAAAAGGTCATTCGCTGCCAGGTGGACCGCCTCACTCTGAAGCGTGAGGACCGCTACGAGGTGCCGCTGGAGACCCTGAAGGCTGCCTTGGGCCGCGGGTATGATCTCGTGGTGCTGGTCAATCCCAACAGCCCCACGGGCAGGCACATCACCCGGCAGAACCTGCTTCAAACTCTGGCTGCCGCCCCGGCTTCGACCCGGGTCTGGATCGATGAAACGTACGTGGACTTTGTGGAGCCGGCCCAGTCTCTGGAGACCGCTGCGGCCCAGAGCGAGAATTTGATCGTGTGCAAGTCCATGTCCAAGGTCTATGCCCTGAGCGGGGCCAGGGTGGCATATCTTTGCGCCGCTGCTCATCAGCTTGAGGAGTTGCGCGCCTGGACGCCGCCGTGGGTGGTGAGCCTGCCCTCTCAGGTCGCAGCGGTCAAAGCCCTCCAGAGCCCCGCTTACTACACCGCCCGCTGGGCGGAGACCCGGGAGCTGAGGGAGAATCTGGCGGCCGCCCTGCGCTACCGCGGCTTCCACGTGGTCCCCGGTTCCGCCAACTATCTGCTTACCCATCTCCCGGTCGAAGGTCCCTCCGCCGCAGAGGTGGTCCAGGCCTGCCGTGGCTTTGGCCTCTATCTGCGCGATGCCGCCGGCATGGGCAGCCAGTTGGGCACCCATGCCCTCCGCTTCGCGGTCAAAGATGCCGCGACGAACCGGCGGATGCTGAGCATCCTGGATGTTTGCCTGGACTAG
- a CDS encoding sulfatase → MNRIPLTLAAILLAASAAAAATPERPNVLLFLVDDLGSQDLGVEGSKFYETPAIDALAASGVRFSSFYSAHPVCSPTRAALMTGKVPQRVGITDYIKPKSGVALPTAETTIGEAFAAQGYQTGYVGKWHLGEADADQPAQHGFQWTAAVNRGGQPASYYYPYRKKDGKDTLWDVPDLEPGTEGDYLTDALTGKSLEFLKQRDTTKPFFLCFSHYAVHTPIQPPQELVAKYQAKAKAMYGDAPAPPVEAPFGAQSRPRQDDPAYAALLENLDTNIGRVLKALEEQKLREKTIVVFTSDNGGLCTLAKGRTGPTSNLPLRCGKGWNYEGGIRTPCYISWPGHLKGGTVIGTPAYTPDLYPTLLELSGLPQLPEQHLDGRSLANLAGTGTDDSLQERPLAWYYPHEHGSGSQPSAALRLGSWKLIHYFTTGQNELYDLSSDPGEHRNLSAQQSEKTRDLHQELMKWVATTNSKPKTKTVSSAK, encoded by the coding sequence ATGAACCGAATTCCCCTGACCCTCGCCGCGATCCTTCTGGCTGCCAGCGCAGCCGCTGCCGCCACCCCGGAGCGCCCCAACGTTCTGCTCTTTCTCGTGGATGACTTGGGAAGCCAGGACCTGGGCGTGGAAGGATCCAAATTCTATGAAACCCCGGCGATCGATGCTCTCGCGGCATCAGGGGTCCGCTTCAGCAGCTTTTACTCCGCTCATCCCGTCTGCTCCCCCACCCGGGCCGCACTCATGACCGGCAAGGTGCCCCAACGCGTGGGCATCACCGACTACATCAAGCCCAAGTCCGGCGTGGCCCTTCCCACCGCTGAAACCACGATTGGCGAGGCCTTTGCCGCGCAGGGTTATCAGACGGGCTACGTGGGGAAGTGGCACCTGGGTGAGGCCGATGCAGACCAGCCCGCTCAACACGGCTTTCAATGGACCGCCGCGGTCAATCGGGGTGGCCAGCCTGCGAGCTACTACTACCCCTACCGCAAGAAGGATGGCAAAGACACGCTCTGGGACGTGCCCGATCTGGAGCCAGGCACCGAGGGAGACTACCTGACGGATGCCCTGACGGGAAAGTCGCTGGAGTTCTTGAAACAACGGGACACCACCAAGCCCTTCTTCCTTTGCTTCTCCCACTACGCCGTACACACCCCCATCCAGCCACCCCAGGAACTGGTGGCAAAATACCAGGCCAAGGCCAAGGCGATGTATGGCGACGCCCCCGCTCCTCCAGTGGAGGCTCCATTTGGAGCCCAGTCCCGCCCCCGCCAGGATGACCCTGCCTACGCCGCTCTGCTGGAGAATCTGGATACCAACATCGGCCGTGTGCTCAAGGCCCTGGAAGAGCAGAAGCTCCGGGAGAAGACCATCGTGGTGTTTACTTCAGACAATGGCGGACTGTGCACGCTGGCCAAAGGTCGCACCGGCCCCACCAGCAACCTGCCGTTGCGCTGCGGCAAGGGCTGGAACTATGAAGGCGGCATCCGTACGCCGTGCTACATCTCCTGGCCGGGCCATCTGAAAGGCGGGACCGTGATCGGCACCCCAGCCTACACGCCCGATCTCTACCCCACCCTGCTGGAGTTGAGCGGGCTGCCCCAGTTGCCAGAGCAGCACCTCGATGGGCGCTCCCTCGCCAACCTGGCTGGCACCGGGACAGACGACTCGCTCCAGGAGCGCCCCCTTGCCTGGTACTACCCCCATGAGCATGGCTCCGGCAGCCAGCCCTCGGCCGCGCTTCGGCTGGGTTCATGGAAACTGATCCACTACTTCACCACCGGCCAAAATGAGCTCTACGACCTTTCCTCCGATCCCGGGGAACACCGCAATCTGAGCGCCCAGCAATCTGAAAAGACCCGCGACCTGCACCAGGAGCTGATGAAATGGGTCGCCACGACGAACTCAAAGCCCAAAACCAAAACCGTCTCCTCTGCCAAATGA
- a CDS encoding DUF5069 domain-containing protein has product MSYQIPVSDYEETSGIVFFARMVDKIRLHAAGKLAPDYLRGFMDQTCLDARFCRFWEVDYDQLVVRTLEGGTNEELLAWCFRDRKFPNDEQILVWNSFLIKRGWRDSGSPGIIEAKAANGWQDRNDIQTYVDLHDMDEGRQPRFSS; this is encoded by the coding sequence ATGAGCTATCAGATCCCTGTCAGCGACTACGAGGAAACTTCGGGCATCGTCTTCTTTGCCCGCATGGTGGACAAGATCCGCCTGCATGCCGCAGGCAAGCTCGCCCCGGACTATCTGCGCGGGTTCATGGATCAGACCTGCCTCGATGCCCGCTTTTGTCGCTTCTGGGAGGTGGACTATGATCAACTGGTGGTTCGTACCCTGGAGGGCGGCACCAATGAGGAATTGCTCGCCTGGTGTTTTCGTGATCGCAAGTTCCCCAACGATGAGCAGATCCTGGTGTGGAATTCCTTCCTGATCAAACGTGGCTGGCGTGACAGCGGCTCACCGGGGATCATCGAGGCCAAGGCTGCCAACGGCTGGCAGGACCGCAACGACATTCAGACCTATGTGGACCTGCATGACATGGATGAAGGCCGCCAGCCTCGGTTCTCGTCTTAG